The Triticum aestivum cultivar Chinese Spring chromosome 7B, IWGSC CS RefSeq v2.1, whole genome shotgun sequence genome window below encodes:
- the LOC123158070 gene encoding putative cellulose synthase A catalytic subunit 11 [UDP-forming], producing the protein MDEWSLHEAPPNTPERDLRASPARGGDGRPPPLPLSSKVPVPSAQLNLYRAAAALRAVLLALFLRYRVTHPVPDAYGLWLTAVACESWLALSWLAAQLPKLSPTNRATHLHRLDKDDYTGGERRLAGVDVFVSAADAAREPPLATANTVLSVLAADYPAGRLACYVSDDGADMLLFEALFETARLARRWVPFCRRHGVEPRAPEPYFARNVDYLRDKVAPSFVKERRAMKREYEEFKVRMNYLAAKTSKVPEEGWLMSDGTPWPGNNSRDHPAMIQVLLGHSADDRDAEGLELPRLFYVSREKKPSFQHHKKAGAMNALLRVSAVLTNGAYVLNLDYDHYVNNSGVLREAMCFLMDPEAGNRTCFVQFPLRPPAASADDEDPWGGRDSVFFDIDMKCLDGVQGPVYVGSGCCFNRKALYGFEPAVADDPDDLETGRRRWCCFGGRERRKLRLRRNRSVVPLLDSADDDEETVGARRRRLLSYHAALERHFGHSTLFIASAFKEKGPAAMAAAATPLLKEAIHVVSCAYEERTRWGKEVGWIYGAGAGLATGFRMHARGWASAYCVPTRPAFRSYAGASPSDMLASASRRASAAMGILLSRHCPVWAGGGSMSPLQRLAYVNCVAYPLTSIPLTVYCALSAVCLLTGKFIFPDDVDDYDGFLLVLLLSSVIASVALELKWSGVSLRAWWRAEKLWLVIGTSAGLAAVFQGTLRACTGIDVGFSTDTAAVAVSERLAEDDDEEALTADSMRSVLWTNLLVPPISVLLGNLAGVVVAVSYGMGHGYESWGPLDWKLVFAAWVVAHLQGFLRGLLSRRERAPTLAVLWSVLFVSILSLMWVNTQTYYGPSVPSTTQQPIF; encoded by the exons ATGGACGAGTGGAGCCTCCACGAGGCGCCTCCAAACACCCCGGAGCGGGACCTCCGCGCGAGTCCAGCCCGTGGCGGCGATGGccggccgccgccgttgccgctgAGCAGCAAGGTGCCCGTCCCGTCCGCGCAGCTCAACCTGTACCGCGCGGCCGCGGCGCTCCGGGCCGTCCTCCTGGCGCTCTTCCTCCGGTACCGCGTCACCCACCCGGTGCCCGACGCCTATGGGCTGTGGCTCACGGCCGTCGCCTGCGAGTCCTGGCTCGCGCTCTCCTGGCTGGCCGCGCAGCTGCCCAAGCTCTCCCCGACCAACCGCGCCACCCACCTCCACAGGCTCGACAAGGACGACTACACCGGCGGCGAGCGGAGGCTGGCAGGCGTGGACGTGTTCGTGAGCGCGGCGGACGCGGCCAGGGAGCCGCCCCTGGCGACGGCCAACACGGTGCTGTCGGTGCTCGCGGCAGACTACCCCGCGGGCAGGCTCGCCTGCTACGTCTCCGACGACGGCGCCGACATGCTGCTCTTCGAGGCGCTCTTCGAGACGGCACGGCTGGCGCGGAGGTGGGTCCCGTTCTGCCGCCGCCACGGGGTCGAGCCGAGGGCGCCCGAGCCCTACTTTGCGCGGAACGTGGACTACCTCAGGGACAAGGTCGCGCCGTCGTTCGTCAAGGAGCGCCGCGCCATGAAG AGGGAGTACGAGGAGTTCAAGGTGAGGATGAACTACCTCGCTGCCAAGACGAGCAAGGTGCCGGAGGAAGGATGGCTCATGTCCGACGGCACGCCGTGGCCCGGGAACAACTCGAGAGACCACCCCGCCATGATACAG GTCCTCCTGGGGCACTCCGCCGATGATCGCGACGCCGAGGGGCTGGAGCTCCCTCGGCTCTTCTACGTGTCGCGGGAGAAGAAACCGAGTTTCCAACACCACAAGAAAGCCGGCGCCATGAACGCATTG CTCCGGGTGTCTGCCGTGCTGACAAATGGCGCCTACGTGCTCAATCTGGACTACGACCACTACGTCAACAACAGCGGAGTCCTGAGGGAGGCGATGTGCTTCCTCATGGACCCGGAGGCTGGGAACAGGACGTGCTTCGTCCAGTTCCCTCTGCGCCCACCCGCCGCCTCTGCAGACGACGAAGATCCATGGGGCGGCCGCGACTCTGTCTTCTTCGAT ATCGACATGAAATGCTTGGACGGCGTTCAGGGCCCGGTTTACGTCGGCTCCGGGTGCTGCTTCAACCGGAAGGCGCTGTACGGGTTCGAGCCGGCGGTGGCTGACGACCCTGACGACCTGGAGACCGGCCGTCGGAGGTGGTGCTGTTTCGGGGGCAGGGAGAGGCGAAAgctgaggctgaggaggaacaGGTCCGTCGTGCCCTTGCTGGACTCTGCAGACGATGATGAGGAAACAGTGGGAGCGAGGAGACGGAGGCTGCTCTCGTACCACGCTGCCCTGGAGCGGCACTTCGGCCATTCCACATTGTTCATTGCCTCGGCGTTCAAAGAGAAAGGGCCGGCGGCCATGGCAGCGGCAGCCACTCCTCTCCTCAAGGAGGCCATCCACGTCGTCAGCTGCGCGTACGAGGAGCGGACGAGATGGGGCAAAGAG GTTGGATGGATttacggcgccggcgccggcctgGCGACGGGATTCAGGATGCACGCGCGCGGGTGGGCATCGGCGTACTGCGTGCCGACGCGACCCGCGTTCAGGAGCTACGCGGGGGCCAGCCCCTCGGACATGCTCGCCAGCGCGTCGCGGCGGGCGTCGGCGGCCATGGGGATCCTGCTGAGCCGGCACTGCCCTGTCTGGGCCGGCGGCGGCAGCATGAGCCCCCTGCAGAGGCTGGCCTACGTGAACTGCGTCGCCTACCCGCTCACCTCCATCCCGCTCACCGTCTACTGCGCGCTCTCGGCCGTCTGCCTCCTCACCGGCAAGTTCATATTCCCGGACGACGTGGACGACTACGACGGCTTCCTGCTCGTCCTGCTGCTGTCCTCGGTGATCGCGTCCGTGGCACTGGAGCTGAAGTGGAGTGGCGTGTCGCTGCGGGCGTGGTGGCGGGCGGAGAAGCTCTGGTTGGTGATTGGCACatcggccggcctcgccgccgtgTTCCAGGGTACCCTCAGGGCGTGCACTGGCATCGACGTCGGCTTCTCGACGGACACAGCAGCGGTGGCGGTGTCCGAGCGTCTGgctgaggacgatgacgaggaggcgCTGACGGCAGACTCGATGCGGTCGGTGCTGTGGACGAACCTGCTGGTGCCGCCGATCAGCGTGCTGCTGGGCAACCTCGCCGGTGTGGTGGTGGCAGTGTCGTACGGGATGGGCCACGGGTACGAGTCGTGGGGCCCGCTGGACTGGAAGCTGGTGTTCGCCGCGTGGGTGGTGGCGCATTTGCAGGGGTTCCTCAGGGGGCTCCTCTCGCGACGGGAACGGGCGCCGACCCTCGCCGTGCTCTGGTCGGTGCTCTTCGTCTCCATTCTGTCGCTGATGTGGGTGAACACGCAGACGTACTATGGGCCGTCGGTGCCATCGACCACGCAGCAGCCCATCTTTTGA
- the LOC123162655 gene encoding transcription factor HY5 — translation MQDQTATTTSSPPSSSDRSSSSNSKEGMDSDDDIGRVPEFRLDQGGPSTSGREAAAAGTSSELAQSVAAAAQASSRRRGRSPADKEHRRLKRLLRNRVSAQQARERKKAYMGELEVKVKDLETRNSELEERLSTLQNENQMLRQILKNTTGNRRGPGSGAGAGGDS, via the exons ATGCAAGATCAGACGGCCACCACGACGAGCTCGCCGCCTTCCAGCAGCGACAGGTCGTCCAGCTCCAACTCCAAGGAAG GGATGGACAGTGACGACGACATAGGGAGGGTGCCGGAGTTCCGGCTGGACCAGGGAGGACCATCGACGTCGGGAAGGGAGGCAGCGGCCGCCGGGACGTCGTCCGAGCTCGCGCAGTCGGTGGCGGCGGCTGCCCAGGCCAgctcccgccgccgcggccgcagccCGGCCGACAAGGAACACCGGCGACTCAAAAG ATTGTTGAGGAACCGGGTGTCGGCGCAGCAGGCACGGGAGAGGAAGAAGGCATACATGGGCGAGCTGGAGGTGAAGGTGAAGGACTTGGAGACGAGAAACTCGGAGCTCGAGGAGAGGCTCTCGACGCTGCAGAATGAGAACCAAATGCTTAGACAG ATACTGAAAAACACCACCGGTAACAGGAGAGGACCGGGTAGCGGTGCCGGTGCCGGCGGGGACAGCTAG